In Treponema primitia ZAS-2, a genomic segment contains:
- a CDS encoding TIGR03960 family B12-binding radical SAM protein, producing MAVYIDPLKFPGELLLTVEKPARYTGGEYGSLAKRDALLQTLIAFPDLYEIGMSNQAFRILYNRLNDITGISCDRAFAPAPDFEELIRARNIPLYGLDTGIALGDLDLLMFTLGYELGITGVLTMLDRGFIPLRKTERGEGDPIVIMGGPCVSNPLPYEPFIEAFWIGEAEAGFFDLAAELRDMKQAGAGRGKLLERLLDHPSVWASRETTLQAAGKGRAVRAIDTGFASRPARAPVFPVPSMKPVQHHGAVEIMRGCPNGCRFCHAGFWYRPMRQKSADQVLEEAEAFVSQGGYREISLSSLSSGDYRHIEGLVDSLNRRFGDRHISFQLPSLKVSTFSLPLLGKISEVRKSGLTFAVETPAESWQAGINKTVSRDDVDAILRTARKSGWRKAKFYFMIGLPLDTLDRTEEEEITNFILDLGQRTGMHFNINVGVFVPKPHTPYERAVQIDEDSAAKKLAHIRSRLKTRGHKVSISDPFVATLEGVISRGDRETAFLIEEAWQRGCRLDAWQEYIKKDVWREVLEKRSPQKESDPLPWSMIDSAVLPGYLKKEKEKSGKGEITLPCIENCKHFCGICDKDCKLVENIIHDDKLLDASREEELPEKLEIQEPPIKPSSDLPSWRIIFSFSKKGSAIFHGHLTIIEVFSMAMMRAGIPVQYTGGFNPLPKLEIVAPLSLGVYADAEIAAIETEDFFAASEFRELMNQNLPEGFEIGDCENYHIPRGTKKYSLSSLLWGFAYAMPEGSTRGNSLQAADTLISAAQEKSYRQSRMENSTGPGYGLKRTQVLAKKPGPEDTPNSGESYFKIFRELYPKIL from the coding sequence ATGGCGGTTTATATTGATCCCCTGAAATTTCCGGGGGAATTATTATTAACCGTCGAAAAACCCGCACGGTATACCGGCGGGGAGTATGGCTCCCTGGCTAAACGGGATGCTTTGCTTCAAACCCTTATTGCCTTTCCGGATCTCTACGAGATAGGGATGTCGAACCAGGCATTCAGGATACTCTATAACAGACTTAACGATATTACCGGTATTTCCTGCGACCGGGCCTTTGCCCCGGCGCCGGATTTTGAAGAGCTTATCCGCGCCCGGAACATACCCCTTTATGGTCTTGATACGGGAATAGCCTTGGGGGATTTAGATTTACTGATGTTTACCCTGGGCTATGAACTGGGGATAACCGGAGTCCTGACCATGTTGGACCGTGGATTTATACCTCTCAGAAAAACTGAACGGGGGGAGGGTGACCCCATAGTTATCATGGGTGGGCCCTGTGTTTCAAACCCCCTGCCTTACGAGCCCTTTATCGAGGCATTCTGGATAGGGGAGGCCGAGGCGGGATTCTTTGATCTGGCAGCGGAACTGCGGGATATGAAACAGGCGGGCGCGGGGAGAGGGAAACTTCTGGAGCGGCTGCTGGATCACCCATCAGTCTGGGCGTCGCGGGAAACTACGTTGCAAGCAGCGGGAAAGGGCAGGGCGGTACGGGCCATAGATACGGGCTTTGCATCCCGCCCTGCCCGGGCGCCGGTGTTTCCCGTACCCAGCATGAAGCCGGTCCAGCACCACGGGGCGGTAGAAATAATGCGGGGTTGCCCCAACGGGTGCCGGTTCTGCCATGCAGGTTTTTGGTACCGCCCCATGCGACAGAAAAGCGCCGACCAGGTTCTTGAAGAAGCGGAAGCTTTTGTCAGCCAGGGGGGCTACCGGGAAATCAGCCTTTCGTCCCTTTCCAGCGGTGATTACCGGCATATTGAAGGGTTGGTGGATTCCCTTAACCGGCGCTTCGGGGACCGGCATATTTCTTTTCAGCTCCCCAGCCTTAAGGTCTCCACCTTTTCTCTGCCCTTGCTGGGAAAAATATCCGAAGTCCGTAAAAGCGGCCTTACCTTTGCGGTGGAAACACCCGCCGAATCCTGGCAGGCGGGGATCAATAAAACTGTTTCCCGGGATGATGTGGACGCGATCCTCAGGACCGCCAGAAAAAGCGGCTGGCGGAAGGCAAAGTTTTATTTTATGATAGGTCTTCCCCTGGATACCCTTGATCGGACCGAGGAAGAAGAAATTACCAACTTTATCCTGGATTTAGGCCAGCGGACCGGGATGCACTTTAATATCAACGTTGGCGTATTTGTGCCTAAACCCCATACTCCTTATGAGAGAGCCGTCCAGATAGACGAGGACAGTGCGGCGAAAAAACTTGCCCATATCCGCAGCCGCTTGAAAACCAGGGGCCACAAGGTGAGCATTTCAGACCCCTTTGTGGCCACCCTTGAAGGGGTGATCAGCAGGGGAGATAGGGAAACTGCCTTTCTTATTGAGGAAGCCTGGCAAAGGGGCTGCCGGCTTGATGCCTGGCAGGAATATATAAAAAAGGATGTCTGGCGGGAGGTCCTGGAAAAGCGCAGCCCCCAAAAAGAAAGCGATCCCTTGCCCTGGAGCATGATAGATTCTGCAGTCTTACCTGGCTACCTAAAAAAAGAAAAGGAAAAATCAGGTAAAGGAGAAATTACTTTACCATGTATAGAAAATTGTAAGCATTTCTGTGGAATTTGTGATAAGGATTGTAAATTAGTCGAAAATATAATACATGATGATAAATTACTTGATGCTTCTCGAGAAGAAGAGCTTCCGGAAAAGCTGGAAATCCAGGAGCCACCGATAAAACCTTCTTCCGACTTGCCTTCATGGCGCATCATATTTTCCTTTTCCAAGAAGGGAAGTGCTATATTCCATGGCCATCTAACCATTATCGAGGTGTTTTCCATGGCCATGATGCGTGCGGGCATACCGGTCCAGTATACCGGTGGTTTTAACCCCTTACCAAAACTGGAAATTGTAGCCCCCCTGTCCTTGGGGGTTTATGCTGATGCAGAGATTGCGGCCATTGAAACAGAAGACTTTTTTGCGGCCTCCGAGTTCCGGGAGCTGATGAATCAAAACCTACCCGAGGGTTTTGAAATTGGGGACTGTGAGAACTATCATATCCCCCGGGGGACCAAAAAATATTCCCTCTCGTCCCTGCTCTGGGGTTTCGCCTATGCCATGCCTGAAGGCAGTACGCGGGGAAATTCGTTGCAAGCCGCGGATACCCTAATCTCCGCCGCCCAAGAAAAAAGCTACCGGCAGTCCCGGATGGAAAATTCTACCGGGCCCGGTTATGGCCTCAAGCGGACCCAGGTTCTTGCCAAAAAGCCCGGGCCTGAGGATACTCCGAATTCCGGGGAGTCCTATTTTAAAATATTTCGGGAGCTGTATCCTAAGATTTTATAA
- a CDS encoding rod shape-determining protein, which translates to MFGRNSSDIGIDLGTCNTLIYIRGKGIVINEPSVVAVEKGTKKVIAVGQDAKAMLSRTPGNIIALRPLRDGVIADLESTEKMIRYFISKVLPRYRFIKPRMVIGVPSCITEVERRAVEECAYKGGAREVMVIEESLAAAIGADIPINEPAGHMICDIGGGTTEVSVISLGGMVVTNAIRLGGDEFDEAIIKHVRSVHNLIIGEQTAERLKLQIGNASPDKQIEKVEIKGTDAITGLPRRLEIDSVEVRDALKDPITQIVDQIKRTLGDTPPELAADIVERGIVMTGGGSLLKGLPKLISKETGVPVILAEHPLDCVALGAGKYYENAKGFNNTRSIYDDLN; encoded by the coding sequence ATGTTCGGAAGAAATTCTTCAGATATCGGCATTGATTTAGGGACTTGTAACACCCTGATTTATATACGCGGCAAGGGTATCGTTATCAACGAACCTTCGGTGGTGGCGGTAGAAAAGGGGACCAAAAAGGTTATTGCCGTAGGGCAGGATGCCAAGGCCATGCTTTCACGGACACCGGGGAATATTATAGCCCTCCGGCCCCTGAGGGACGGGGTTATTGCGGACCTTGAATCCACAGAAAAGATGATCCGTTACTTTATTTCCAAAGTACTTCCCCGGTACCGGTTTATAAAACCCCGGATGGTCATCGGCGTACCCTCCTGTATCACCGAAGTGGAACGCCGGGCAGTGGAGGAATGCGCCTACAAGGGCGGCGCCCGGGAGGTCATGGTTATCGAAGAAAGCCTGGCCGCGGCAATTGGTGCGGACATTCCCATCAACGAACCTGCGGGGCACATGATCTGTGACATAGGCGGGGGAACCACGGAAGTATCGGTTATCTCCCTGGGGGGAATGGTGGTGACCAACGCCATACGCCTGGGTGGGGATGAATTTGACGAAGCAATCATCAAGCATGTGCGAAGTGTCCATAACCTCATCATCGGGGAACAGACTGCGGAACGGCTTAAACTCCAAATCGGGAACGCTTCCCCGGATAAACAGATAGAAAAGGTTGAAATTAAAGGGACCGATGCCATCACCGGCCTGCCCAGGCGTTTGGAAATTGATTCCGTGGAAGTCCGGGATGCCTTGAAGGATCCCATTACCCAGATTGTTGATCAAATCAAGAGGACCCTGGGGGATACTCCGCCGGAACTGGCTGCGGATATCGTGGAACGGGGCATCGTTATGACCGGGGGCGGTTCCCTTTTAAAGGGGCTGCCCAAGCTCATATCCAAGGAAACCGGGGTCCCGGTGATTCTGGCGGAACATCCCCTGGATTGCGTCGCCCTGGGGGCGGGGAAATATTATGAAAATGCCAAGGGCTTCAACAATACCCGCAGCATCTATGACGATTTAAACTGA
- the mrdA gene encoding penicillin-binding protein 2: MPLQYTPGPEDEKPERRIKILQVLFILIFIAYTSRLFGMQILSGELYRSRAQDIARRTAVIPAQRGEIYDRNFNQPMVLNADSFAVSIIPAEVPQGEIPALIGRVAEIAKIPRQQIEERIPTQYYYLYQPIEIASNVPFSTIAALAENLDSLPGVSWQSKPMRNYVDIGSLSHIIGYVGNITKDELTMLYNRGYQNGDVIGKAGIERQYDEILRGKEGWETRTVDVRGRRVGDTNNLREPPSMGKNLILTIDSSIQTLAEKALGERMGAVVVMRPSNGEILAMVSYPWYDPNIFNSNDMSNEYQALLNDPNKPFINRAIQSNYPPASTFKVIMTTGVLAENAFPRDQTVDCPGEITYGDRLWRCHIRRPGHGRLNLQQAMAQSCDIYFWVVGRDHLGVERINSYSREYGFGEVTGIDLPGEIAGFVPSPQWKDRRFHERWLGGDTMNMSIGQGYTLVTPIQMANMVSMVVNDGVIYQPHLLREIRDPLTGALEKTVGPKVLHESDIDHDVFETVRNNMRGVISEGTAQFPLNIRSVEIAGKTGTGEVGLQDRWHSWFAAYAPFKTDNPDEQIVVSIIVEAVNKWEWWAPYASAIIFQGIFAGQSYEEAVTALGLQYMMPIQGRRE, from the coding sequence ATGCCTTTACAGTATACCCCGGGACCGGAAGATGAAAAGCCGGAACGGCGGATTAAAATTCTTCAGGTACTATTTATACTCATCTTCATCGCCTACACTTCCCGGCTTTTCGGGATGCAAATTCTCAGTGGTGAACTATACCGATCCAGGGCGCAGGATATCGCCAGGCGGACTGCGGTAATCCCTGCACAGCGGGGAGAAATATATGACCGCAATTTTAACCAGCCCATGGTGCTCAATGCCGATTCATTTGCGGTGAGCATTATTCCTGCGGAAGTTCCCCAGGGGGAAATACCTGCCCTGATAGGGCGGGTTGCGGAGATTGCAAAGATACCCCGGCAGCAGATTGAAGAACGAATACCCACGCAGTATTACTATCTTTATCAACCCATTGAGATAGCGTCCAATGTTCCTTTTTCCACCATTGCCGCCCTGGCGGAGAACCTGGACTCCCTTCCGGGGGTTTCCTGGCAGTCAAAACCGATGCGCAATTATGTTGATATCGGGAGCCTGTCCCATATTATCGGGTATGTGGGAAATATTACCAAAGATGAACTAACCATGCTGTATAACCGGGGTTATCAGAATGGGGATGTGATCGGTAAAGCAGGAATTGAGCGGCAATACGACGAAATACTCCGGGGAAAGGAAGGATGGGAAACCAGGACCGTGGATGTCCGGGGGAGAAGGGTAGGGGATACCAATAATCTCAGGGAGCCCCCGTCAATGGGGAAAAATCTGATCCTTACCATTGACAGCTCCATCCAGACTCTGGCGGAAAAAGCCCTGGGGGAACGAATGGGGGCGGTGGTGGTCATGCGTCCCAGTAACGGGGAGATTCTCGCCATGGTATCCTACCCCTGGTATGATCCCAATATATTTAATAGTAATGATATGAGCAACGAATACCAAGCCCTGCTCAACGATCCTAACAAACCTTTTATAAACCGGGCTATCCAGTCCAATTATCCCCCAGCCTCAACCTTTAAGGTCATTATGACCACCGGGGTTTTGGCGGAAAACGCCTTTCCCCGGGATCAGACCGTGGACTGTCCCGGGGAAATCACCTACGGCGACCGTCTCTGGCGCTGCCATATCCGCAGACCCGGCCACGGACGGCTTAACCTGCAGCAGGCTATGGCCCAGTCCTGCGATATTTATTTCTGGGTAGTGGGCAGGGATCATCTGGGGGTTGAACGGATCAACTCCTATTCCAGGGAATACGGATTTGGCGAAGTGACCGGCATAGACCTGCCCGGTGAAATAGCCGGCTTTGTCCCCAGCCCCCAGTGGAAGGATCGCCGTTTCCATGAACGCTGGCTGGGCGGGGACACCATGAATATGTCCATAGGCCAGGGTTATACCCTGGTTACCCCCATACAGATGGCCAACATGGTTTCCATGGTGGTAAACGACGGGGTCATCTATCAGCCCCACCTGCTCAGGGAAATTCGGGATCCCCTGACCGGGGCGCTGGAAAAAACCGTCGGCCCCAAGGTACTCCATGAGAGTGATATTGACCATGATGTTTTTGAAACTGTCCGTAACAATATGCGGGGCGTAATCAGCGAGGGAACCGCTCAGTTCCCCTTGAATATCCGTTCCGTGGAAATAGCCGGGAAAACCGGTACCGGGGAAGTAGGGCTTCAGGACCGCTGGCATTCCTGGTTCGCCGCCTATGCCCCCTTTAAGACCGATAACCCGGATGAACAAATCGTGGTTTCCATCATTGTTGAGGCGGTAAACAAATGGGAATGGTGGGCCCCCTATGCCTCGGCAATTATCTTCCAGGGCATCTTTGCCGGTCAATCCTACGAAGAAGCGGTTACCGCACTGGGACTCCAGTATATGATGCCCATACAGGGGCGCCGGGAATGA
- the mreC gene encoding rod shape-determining protein MreC: protein MPINGDRKHKKRFNVEAYVFIALSLVSFSMLLFSTRSFVIDFRDMGLSLFSGIRGSIYGISSLVSRTVLSVQELATLRREYAELTDRMTRYEQMERTAAEIRQENNRLREQLGFAETLRFRHIPAQIIGRDPDNLFSALVINKGKRDGLANNMPLIAYQNGIQVLVGKVVQAGQFESLVLPVYDLSFYASARLSDSRYEGLVEGQGNPETPLLMRSIPKRAREEINHGDLIVTSGIGGVYPPGITIGRVSTILYQEYETSMSVEMEPSIDFSRLEYVFVIDVETNPEEKEREGLDG, encoded by the coding sequence ATGCCGATTAACGGAGACCGTAAACACAAAAAGCGTTTTAACGTTGAAGCCTATGTTTTCATAGCCCTCAGCCTTGTCTCCTTTTCTATGCTCCTCTTTTCTACACGCAGTTTTGTTATTGATTTCAGGGATATGGGGCTTTCCCTCTTTTCCGGTATCCGGGGAAGTATTTACGGAATTTCCTCCTTGGTATCCCGGACGGTTCTCTCGGTTCAAGAATTGGCTACCCTCAGGCGAGAATACGCTGAGTTAACAGACCGCATGACCCGGTATGAGCAGATGGAAAGGACCGCCGCAGAGATACGGCAGGAAAATAACCGTCTCAGGGAGCAGCTGGGGTTCGCAGAAACCCTGCGTTTCAGGCATATCCCCGCCCAGATAATAGGCCGTGACCCGGACAATCTGTTTTCCGCCCTGGTGATCAACAAGGGCAAACGGGACGGCCTGGCAAACAACATGCCCCTTATAGCTTATCAGAACGGTATACAAGTTCTGGTGGGCAAAGTGGTCCAGGCAGGGCAGTTTGAAAGCCTGGTATTGCCGGTCTATGATTTGAGTTTTTATGCCTCCGCCCGGCTTTCGGATTCCCGTTATGAAGGGCTGGTAGAAGGCCAGGGGAACCCTGAGACGCCCCTCCTGATGCGGTCCATCCCCAAACGGGCCCGGGAAGAGATAAACCACGGGGATCTGATCGTCACCAGTGGCATAGGCGGGGTATACCCTCCGGGCATTACCATCGGCAGGGTCAGTACTATCCTGTATCAGGAATACGAAACATCCATGTCTGTAGAAATGGAACCCTCTATTGATTTTTCCCGGCTTGAATATGTATTCGTCATTGATGTTGAAACAAACCCTGAAGAAAAAGAAAGGGAGGGCCTGGATGGGTAA
- the rodA gene encoding rod shape-determining protein RodA, translating into MKLQDFLEIDFSLIFAAIILSIFGILFIYSSGVTDTGVLVSNEYMRQIIWAVVGLIVALIIAMLDYRRLYDISIYFYIGTIVLLVYTCLFGRLVNGARAWIGIGSFGIQPSEFAKITTILFLARYLDGSKRSRNSFIRFMLSCIIVFVPMAVILIQPDFGTSLVFIPILLVMTFVAGISLRYVLFLLIGIIMTALFMVLPLWQSYILRNAMPSMMILSNSRFVTITVMVLGIIAAIALFGYMRYKKRYFYWIVYFTAIVIISLGASFASHKVLKDYQIMRLIVFLDPNVDPRGSGWNIIQSITAIGSGGLMGKGYLQGTQSHYRFLPQQSTDFIFSIFTEEWGLLGGILVFTLFLIICLRLIRIMKTTSDPFGAYIAAGLSAMYIFHFLINVGMTMGIMPITGIPLLFMSYGGSALTSAMVGIGLALSIYTRRFQH; encoded by the coding sequence ATGAAACTACAAGATTTTCTGGAAATAGATTTTTCCCTTATCTTTGCCGCAATAATACTGTCGATTTTTGGGATACTTTTTATCTATTCATCCGGGGTAACCGATACGGGGGTTCTTGTTTCAAACGAATATATGCGGCAGATAATATGGGCTGTGGTAGGACTTATCGTAGCCCTGATTATCGCCATGCTTGATTACCGGCGTTTATATGATATTTCAATCTACTTCTACATCGGAACTATTGTGCTTCTGGTGTATACCTGTTTATTTGGCCGGCTTGTAAACGGAGCCCGAGCCTGGATAGGGATCGGATCCTTCGGGATACAGCCTTCGGAATTTGCCAAGATAACTACCATCCTTTTCCTGGCCCGGTACCTGGATGGATCCAAAAGAAGCAGAAACAGTTTTATTCGTTTTATGCTTTCCTGTATTATTGTTTTTGTGCCCATGGCAGTGATACTCATCCAGCCTGATTTTGGCACATCCCTTGTATTTATCCCCATACTGCTGGTAATGACTTTTGTGGCCGGCATTTCCCTGCGGTACGTACTATTTCTGCTCATCGGGATAATTATGACCGCACTTTTTATGGTATTACCTCTCTGGCAGAGCTATATACTCAGGAATGCCATGCCATCAATGATGATACTTTCCAACAGCAGGTTTGTTACAATTACAGTCATGGTCTTGGGTATTATTGCTGCTATTGCGCTTTTTGGGTATATGCGGTATAAGAAACGTTACTTTTACTGGATAGTATATTTTACTGCTATAGTTATCATATCCTTGGGGGCATCTTTCGCTTCCCACAAGGTACTGAAAGATTATCAGATCATGCGGCTTATAGTATTCCTGGATCCAAATGTTGATCCCCGGGGATCGGGATGGAATATTATCCAATCCATTACTGCAATCGGATCAGGGGGACTCATGGGCAAGGGTTACCTCCAAGGCACCCAGAGCCATTACCGGTTTTTACCTCAACAGAGCACGGACTTTATCTTTTCTATTTTTACGGAAGAATGGGGACTACTGGGGGGGATATTGGTGTTTACCCTTTTCCTGATAATCTGCCTCAGGCTTATACGGATCATGAAAACCACTTCGGATCCCTTCGGCGCCTATATTGCCGCAGGACTATCAGCCATGTATATTTTCCACTTCCTGATTAACGTTGGTATGACCATGGGGATCATGCCCATAACCGGCATACCCCTGCTGTTTATGTCTTACGGGGGATCAGCCCTGACATCCGCCATGGTGGGGATTGGTTTAGCCCTAAGTATTTATACCCGAAGGTTCCAGCACTAA
- the mreD gene encoding rod shape-determining protein MreD translates to MGKNVIWATIFALIAAILQSTLLSRLAVYHAVPDLALGILVFSAYNNGTMTGQLTGFFSGLLLDFLSAAPLGLNTFVRTIIGASAGLMKGSFFLDTLLLPMALCGASTLVKALSFWILHILFASAVPTYIALSPTLWVEFTLNTLLAPFLFALLKLFKSLLVEGRNL, encoded by the coding sequence ATGGGTAAGAATGTTATCTGGGCAACAATTTTTGCCCTTATCGCCGCAATTTTACAGTCAACCCTGCTTTCCCGGCTGGCGGTATATCATGCGGTTCCGGATCTTGCCCTGGGGATTTTGGTGTTCAGTGCTTATAATAACGGTACCATGACCGGCCAGCTTACGGGTTTTTTTTCCGGCCTCCTCCTGGATTTTCTTTCCGCAGCCCCTTTGGGGCTTAATACCTTTGTGCGCACCATTATTGGCGCATCAGCCGGGCTCATGAAAGGTTCCTTCTTTTTGGATACCCTCCTGCTGCCCATGGCCCTCTGCGGGGCATCCACCCTAGTTAAAGCCCTGTCTTTTTGGATACTGCATATCCTGTTTGCCTCTGCAGTACCCACCTATATCGCATTAAGCCCGACCTTATGGGTGGAATTTACTTTAAATACCCTGCTGGCGCCCTTTTTATTCGCCCTGCTAAAATTATTCAAATCCCTACTTGTGGAAGGGAGGAACCTCTGA